The Mangrovibacillus cuniculi sequence CATTCCTTCTCCTTGAATGGTTGGCCCGAAAATCTCTAGAACAGGAAGCTTCATTTATTTACCTCCTTCTTCGGTCGGTAAATAACATAACTCGTTGGTGTCTCACGAACAATTACTTGCACGCAAGTTGGTTGATGATCAAGCTTTTGTAAATTCGTCTCAATGATTTCCCAAATTGTTCTTGCCATTACTTCTGTAGTTGGAAAACGGTTTGAATCTTCATTGTTAAATAAAGGATCTTCATTTAATAATTGGTGATCAAATCGATCATGTACCCAATTTTTTAATTGCTTAAAATCGATGAGGAAACCTGCATGATCTAAGTCATCGCCTGCTACTGTTACGTTTACATAATAGGTGTGACCATGAACACGCTGGCAAACACCCGCTGACTCATGTGGAACATAATGAGCTGCAGCAAATTGAAAGTCTTTGTTTAATTCATAACTATAGTCATGTATGACAGAAGGATACCACTGATTCATTTACATCACTCCTTTTCGAGCCATGTAAGCATCTAGTCCATTTTTACGAAGTTCACAAGCTGGACATGTACCACATCCATCTGCAACAATTCCGTTATAGCACGTTAACGTATTGTTTCGAACGTAATCGAATGCATGTAACTGATCTGCTAGTTCCCACGTCTCTTCTTTTGTTAACCACATTAGTGGTGTGTGAATGACAAATTGATCATCCATTGAAAGATTTAACGTTACATTCAATGACTTAATGAATTGATCACGACAATCTGGATATCCGCTGAAGTCGGTTTCACATACACCTGTAACGATGTGCTTAGCGTTAATAGTTCTTCCAATTACGGCTGCAAAACTTAAGAATAAAAGGTTTCTTCCATCTACAAAAGTGGAAGGAACACCTTTTTCATCCGTCTCTATCGTTTGATCATGACGCGTTAACGCATTGCTTGTTAACTGACTTAACACACTCATATCAATTTCATGATGCTTGATGGATAAGTCCTCACAAATTCGTCTTGCAACATGAATTTCTTCTTCATGACGTTGTCCATATTTAAATGTGACTGCTTCCACTTCTTTAAATTGCTTCATTGCCCAAAACAGGCAAGTTGTACTGTCTTGTCCTCCACTAAAGACAACAAGCGCTTTCTGATTTTTCATTTATCCCTCGCTCCTTTATTAGAAGGCGAGATTCAAGAACGCCAAAAACCCCTCTGACAAGTGCGAACAG is a genomic window containing:
- the queD gene encoding 6-carboxytetrahydropterin synthase QueD, with amino-acid sequence MNQWYPSVIHDYSYELNKDFQFAAAHYVPHESAGVCQRVHGHTYYVNVTVAGDDLDHAGFLIDFKQLKNWVHDRFDHQLLNEDPLFNNEDSNRFPTTEVMARTIWEIIETNLQKLDHQPTCVQVIVRETPTSYVIYRPKKEVNK
- the queC gene encoding 7-cyano-7-deazaguanine synthase QueC, giving the protein MKNQKALVVFSGGQDSTTCLFWAMKQFKEVEAVTFKYGQRHEEEIHVARRICEDLSIKHHEIDMSVLSQLTSNALTRHDQTIETDEKGVPSTFVDGRNLLFLSFAAVIGRTINAKHIVTGVCETDFSGYPDCRDQFIKSLNVTLNLSMDDQFVIHTPLMWLTKEETWELADQLHAFDYVRNNTLTCYNGIVADGCGTCPACELRKNGLDAYMARKGVM